A genomic segment from Methanocella sp. encodes:
- a CDS encoding methionine adenosyltransferase yields MLVEQLLRPYGANKFEIVEKKGLGHPDTLCDGISDAISRSLSKYYIDHFGSILHHNVDKVLLIGGRSKPKFGGGDIVRPLAIVIGGRATDDADGTRIPVNDIAKEATEKFLGKTVKNLNGHFTVEPRIGMGSTELRSLVGRVVSNDTSIGLGYAPFSHLEENVTKIEPLIRSVKGVGEDVKIMGIRKGDGIQLTMAAAMVSKYIGDMERYDDTKRSAEEKVLDYVTPGWADVSAIVNSADKGDDIYLTVTGTSAEMGDDGETGRGNRPNGLITPGRPMTMEATAGKNPVSHVGKLYNIVAGRMAADIAAFDGVEEAYVYLVSRIGAPLEEPQIKSASIYGKIDEKKIEQTIDYWLEHIPDVTEEFVKGRI; encoded by the coding sequence GTGCTCGTTGAACAACTGCTTCGCCCTTACGGCGCCAACAAGTTCGAGATCGTGGAAAAAAAGGGCCTGGGACACCCGGATACCCTGTGCGACGGCATATCCGACGCCATTTCCCGGAGCCTGAGTAAGTATTATATAGACCATTTCGGCAGCATACTGCACCACAACGTGGATAAGGTCCTGCTCATCGGCGGGCGATCGAAGCCGAAATTCGGCGGCGGCGATATCGTGAGACCCCTGGCCATTGTAATAGGCGGAAGGGCCACGGACGATGCGGACGGCACCCGGATACCGGTCAACGATATCGCAAAAGAGGCTACGGAAAAGTTCCTCGGGAAGACAGTGAAAAACCTGAATGGCCACTTCACGGTGGAGCCCCGCATCGGCATGGGCTCGACTGAATTGAGAAGCCTCGTGGGCCGGGTCGTCTCGAACGACACGTCCATCGGCCTGGGCTATGCGCCCTTCAGCCATCTCGAGGAGAACGTCACGAAGATCGAGCCGCTGATACGCTCGGTAAAGGGAGTCGGCGAGGACGTAAAGATCATGGGCATCCGCAAGGGGGACGGAATCCAGCTCACGATGGCCGCCGCTATGGTCTCGAAGTATATCGGGGACATGGAGCGGTACGACGATACAAAGCGCAGTGCCGAAGAGAAAGTCCTCGACTACGTGACGCCCGGCTGGGCCGACGTATCCGCTATCGTGAACAGCGCCGACAAAGGCGATGACATTTACCTGACCGTCACCGGCACCTCCGCCGAGATGGGCGACGACGGCGAGACCGGCAGAGGTAATCGCCCGAATGGCCTGATAACGCCGGGGCGGCCCATGACCATGGAGGCGACGGCGGGCAAGAACCCGGTGAGCCACGTCGGTAAGCTGTATAACATCGTGGCCGGCCGGATGGCCGCGGACATCGCCGCCTTCGACGGCGTGGAGGAGGCTTACGTCTATCTGGTGAGCCGCATCGGCGCCCCGCTGGAGGAGCCCCAGATAAAATCGGCGAGCATCTACGGTAAAATAGATGAAAAGAAGATCGAGCAAACCATTGACTACTGGCTC
- the scpB gene encoding SMC-Scp complex subunit ScpB, protein MDEKCLLEAALFSAGKPVGEAQLKTLLNRSNTYINSLAEKLMEEYRERNSPLEVVRLEGKYALQLKPEYAERVVGFSPGELRAPALRTLSVIAYYQPLQQSDLVDIRGQAAYEHVAMLLEKGLIAKKRVGRSYELTTTDAFCDYFGLTKGDVQSIKNQIMKKAKLKKESLTKWIDSKVPDNNAFDAVSKLMPTVK, encoded by the coding sequence ATGGATGAGAAATGCCTGCTGGAAGCCGCCCTGTTCTCGGCCGGGAAGCCCGTCGGCGAAGCCCAGTTAAAAACCCTGCTGAACCGCTCGAACACCTACATTAATTCGCTGGCGGAGAAACTCATGGAGGAGTACCGGGAGCGGAACTCGCCCCTCGAGGTGGTCAGGCTTGAGGGTAAGTACGCTCTTCAGCTGAAGCCCGAATACGCCGAGCGCGTGGTCGGCTTTTCGCCTGGCGAGCTGAGAGCCCCCGCGCTACGGACGCTATCCGTCATCGCCTACTATCAGCCCCTCCAGCAGTCGGATCTCGTCGATATCCGGGGCCAGGCCGCCTACGAGCACGTGGCCATGCTCCTTGAGAAAGGCCTTATCGCGAAGAAGCGCGTCGGGCGGTCCTACGAGCTCACGACGACCGACGCCTTTTGCGACTACTTCGGGCTTACAAAGGGCGACGTGCAATCGATTAAAAATCAGATCATGAAGAAGGCGAAGCTTAAAAAAGAGTCTCTCACGAAGTGGATCGACTCGAAGGTGCCTGATAATAATGCCTTCGACGCCGTCAGCAAGCTCATGCCCACCGTGAAGTAG
- a CDS encoding ScpA family protein, with amino-acid sequence MQIEAMVQHQEESIEILLEMARAGEIDPWNIDIIDVTDKFLARIVEREKIDLRASARTLLYASILLRMKSDVLVNAPPPEPEDDYLPDFDLEPEDYPMLEPRQRNAVARPVTLQELITELQRAVATRDASHMRKALKIEKPPRKTIEEVLGIAHNEDIEASIIDMTGILDREFAYREFVMFSELVKDPTPHGIVDVYLPLLFLANRKYVTLTQEVLFEDIFIRRSPPNG; translated from the coding sequence GTGCAGATTGAGGCAATGGTACAGCACCAGGAAGAGTCCATCGAGATCCTGCTGGAGATGGCCAGGGCCGGCGAGATCGACCCCTGGAACATCGACATCATCGACGTCACCGACAAGTTCCTGGCCCGGATCGTGGAGCGCGAGAAGATCGACCTGCGGGCTTCCGCGAGGACGCTGCTGTACGCTTCTATATTATTGCGCATGAAGTCCGACGTGCTCGTGAACGCTCCTCCGCCAGAGCCCGAGGACGATTACCTCCCCGACTTCGACCTGGAGCCCGAGGACTATCCGATGCTGGAGCCCAGGCAGAGGAACGCCGTCGCCAGGCCCGTCACGCTGCAGGAATTAATTACGGAATTGCAGCGGGCCGTGGCCACAAGGGATGCCTCGCACATGCGGAAAGCCCTCAAGATCGAGAAGCCCCCGCGGAAGACCATAGAGGAAGTCCTGGGCATCGCCCACAACGAGGACATCGAGGCGAGCATCATAGACATGACCGGTATCCTGGACCGGGAGTTCGCCTACCGGGAGTTCGTCATGTTCTCCGAATTAGTAAAGGACCCGACGCCCCACGGCATCGTGGACGTGTACCTGCCGCTGCTCTTTTTAGCGAACCGCAAGTACGTCACGCTCACACAGGAGGTCCTGTTCGAGGACATTTTCATCCGGAGGTCGCCGCCGAATGGATGA
- the smc gene encoding chromosome segregation protein SMC has translation MHIKEIELNNFKSFGRKAKIPFFDDFTTISGPNGSGKSNIIDSILFCLGLSNSRSMRAEKLTDLIYSVNGKSTGTADVTIRFDNTDREMPIDQDEITVTRRIKSSDSGYYSYYYFNDKPVSLSEIHEQLLKAKISPDGYNVVMQGDVTRIIEVSDFERRKFIDEIAGTAEFDEKTDKALSELDIVRERIDRVAIIIAEVEARLTQLKAERDQALLYQSYRDEKIKNEGYLVLSELKEAQQLLDSLLDDIRDKTEKRASITADVDKKSAAVQKLKDDIKALNATITDKGEGEQIQIRRQIEEARAGIKACINIIDFSRSEITNRDAEKQKLFLETEKAKGQIEEYDGKIAEEEKRKLSLTSEMGFCTAGLDEVQKKISAIDERFAGVRTRLAEIKAALEASRNLRNEKLREKDRILDAARRKQDEEQDAGTEITSSRSRIEEARVESGNLEKDVAELQRRSQALMADINDMDGARSRAKAEQHGVEEKLRRLQEEYAKAEARVRAYEDLDGYSEAVGAIISARNSHELPGIYGTIAELGKVDQEYATALEVAAGNRMQNIVVDNDEDAARCIYYLKGRKQGTATFLPLNKMRQRVQLRNIREPGVIDYAINLVQFDAKFDPAFWYVFGDTLVVDTLETARRLIGTGRMVTLDGDLIEKSGAMTGGYRSRTKLKFKASEEEHIKELAEQITILEASRDAVLKKVESIDGHIYTLKKDRSDIETQASRLNARKEELAGRLTRLDAVIKEKEAAIQTLREDRRKLRDELIGAEEAISKADGEITTIGAEAGKLEEELKGSEVPALTEEAARIEDEMKRLDGRLRDTEAAIASLKMEQNYINARIQESKGRGEQIDQNIAALKEKISQNEVQIKAHEQSVEELTKREKAIEKELAGMKKQREEMSDALTEADHDLYDARRQLERLTGMLNSLEITREESLDKIKALEKTVQERGVQPSEEVPPVDKVRSSISQLEKKMQALEPVNMLSITEYDSVQARLTELTGKRDTLQKERENILEKIEHYKTMKKETFLTTFNAINEHFKAIFNELSDGFGELILENAEDPFAGGLTIHAQPHGKALHRLEAMSGGEKSLTALAFIFSIQRYRPAPFYVFDEIDMFLDGANAERVARMIKKLADNAQFIVVSLRKPMIESANRTIGIAMQENNISSITGVKLRAD, from the coding sequence ATGCACATCAAAGAGATCGAGCTGAACAACTTCAAATCGTTCGGCCGTAAGGCCAAAATACCCTTCTTCGATGATTTTACCACCATCAGCGGCCCCAACGGGTCGGGGAAAAGTAACATCATCGATAGCATACTCTTTTGCCTGGGCCTGTCGAACTCCCGCTCCATGCGTGCCGAAAAGCTGACCGATCTCATCTACAGCGTCAACGGCAAGAGCACGGGAACGGCCGATGTCACCATCCGGTTCGACAACACGGACCGGGAGATGCCCATCGACCAGGACGAGATCACGGTCACCCGGCGCATCAAGTCCAGCGACAGCGGCTATTACTCTTACTACTATTTCAACGACAAGCCCGTCTCGCTCTCGGAGATCCATGAGCAGCTCCTCAAGGCGAAGATATCGCCCGACGGATACAACGTGGTCATGCAGGGCGACGTCACCCGCATCATCGAGGTCAGCGACTTCGAGCGGCGCAAGTTCATCGACGAGATCGCCGGCACGGCAGAGTTCGACGAGAAGACCGATAAGGCGTTGAGCGAGCTGGACATCGTCCGGGAGCGCATCGACCGCGTCGCCATCATCATCGCCGAGGTCGAGGCCCGCCTGACTCAGTTGAAGGCTGAGCGCGACCAGGCATTATTGTACCAGTCATACCGGGACGAGAAAATAAAAAATGAGGGCTATTTAGTCCTGTCCGAGCTTAAGGAGGCGCAGCAGCTTCTGGACTCCCTGCTGGACGACATCCGGGACAAGACCGAGAAGAGGGCGTCCATCACGGCCGACGTGGACAAGAAGAGCGCCGCGGTGCAGAAGCTCAAGGACGACATCAAGGCCCTCAACGCCACCATCACGGATAAGGGCGAGGGCGAGCAGATCCAGATCCGCAGGCAGATCGAGGAGGCCCGCGCCGGCATCAAGGCCTGCATCAACATCATCGATTTCTCAAGGTCAGAAATAACGAACAGGGACGCGGAAAAACAAAAGCTCTTCCTGGAGACGGAAAAGGCGAAGGGCCAGATCGAGGAGTACGACGGCAAGATCGCCGAAGAGGAGAAGCGGAAGCTAAGCCTTACCAGCGAGATGGGATTCTGCACGGCCGGCCTGGACGAGGTGCAGAAGAAGATCTCGGCCATCGACGAGCGGTTCGCCGGCGTCCGGACCCGCCTGGCCGAGATCAAGGCGGCCCTGGAGGCCTCACGTAACCTGAGGAACGAGAAATTACGGGAAAAGGATCGCATACTGGACGCGGCACGCCGCAAGCAGGACGAGGAGCAGGACGCCGGGACGGAGATCACGTCCAGCAGGAGCCGTATCGAGGAGGCCCGCGTCGAGTCCGGGAACCTGGAGAAGGACGTCGCGGAATTGCAGCGCCGCAGCCAGGCATTGATGGCGGACATTAACGATATGGACGGGGCGCGGTCACGGGCGAAGGCCGAGCAGCACGGCGTAGAGGAGAAGCTGCGCAGGCTGCAGGAAGAGTACGCTAAAGCTGAGGCCCGGGTCCGGGCCTACGAGGACCTGGACGGGTATAGCGAGGCCGTCGGGGCCATCATCAGCGCCCGCAACTCGCACGAGCTGCCGGGCATATACGGCACCATTGCCGAATTAGGCAAGGTGGACCAGGAGTACGCCACTGCCCTGGAAGTGGCAGCCGGTAACCGCATGCAGAACATCGTCGTGGATAACGACGAGGACGCCGCCCGCTGTATCTACTACCTGAAAGGCCGAAAGCAGGGCACGGCGACCTTTTTACCGCTCAACAAGATGCGCCAGAGGGTCCAGCTGCGCAACATCCGGGAGCCCGGAGTCATCGATTATGCCATAAACCTGGTCCAGTTCGACGCGAAGTTCGATCCCGCCTTCTGGTACGTGTTCGGCGATACGCTCGTCGTGGACACGCTGGAGACCGCCCGCCGCCTCATCGGCACGGGCCGCATGGTCACGCTGGACGGCGATTTAATAGAGAAGAGCGGCGCCATGACCGGCGGCTACCGCTCCCGCACGAAACTAAAATTCAAAGCCTCCGAAGAGGAGCACATCAAGGAACTGGCGGAACAGATCACGATCCTCGAGGCCAGCCGCGACGCCGTCCTGAAAAAGGTCGAGTCCATCGACGGCCATATCTACACCCTCAAGAAGGACCGTTCGGATATCGAGACGCAGGCATCCAGGCTCAACGCCCGCAAGGAAGAGCTGGCCGGACGCCTCACGAGGCTCGATGCCGTCATAAAAGAAAAGGAAGCCGCCATTCAGACGCTGCGCGAGGACCGCCGGAAGCTCCGGGACGAGCTGATCGGCGCCGAGGAGGCCATCTCCAAAGCGGATGGCGAGATCACTACCATAGGCGCCGAGGCGGGGAAGCTTGAGGAGGAGCTGAAGGGCTCCGAGGTGCCGGCACTCACCGAAGAGGCGGCACGCATCGAGGACGAGATGAAGCGCCTCGACGGCCGGCTCCGGGACACGGAAGCGGCCATCGCCTCCCTCAAAATGGAGCAGAATTACATCAACGCCCGTATCCAGGAGAGCAAGGGCCGCGGCGAGCAGATCGACCAGAACATCGCCGCCCTGAAGGAAAAGATCTCCCAGAACGAGGTGCAGATAAAAGCCCACGAGCAGAGCGTCGAGGAGCTCACGAAGCGTGAAAAGGCCATAGAGAAGGAGCTCGCCGGCATGAAGAAGCAGCGCGAAGAGATGTCGGATGCGCTGACGGAGGCGGACCACGACCTTTACGACGCGAGGCGCCAGCTGGAGCGGCTGACCGGCATGCTGAACTCCCTTGAAATAACGAGAGAGGAGAGCCTGGATAAGATCAAGGCGCTCGAGAAGACGGTGCAGGAGCGCGGCGTCCAGCCTTCCGAGGAGGTGCCCCCCGTGGACAAGGTCAGGTCAAGCATATCCCAGCTCGAAAAGAAGATGCAGGCGCTGGAGCCGGTCAACATGCTCTCCATCACGGAGTACGACAGCGTCCAGGCCCGGCTCACCGAGCTTACGGGCAAGCGGGACACGCTGCAAAAGGAACGCGAGAACATCCTGGAGAAGATCGAGCATTACAAGACCATGAAAAAGGAGACGTTCCTAACGACCTTTAACGCCATCAACGAGCACTTCAAGGCGATCTTCAACGAGCTGTCTGACGGCTTCGGCGAGCTCATCCTGGAGAACGCGGAGGACCCGTTCGCCGGCGGCCTCACCATCCACGCCCAGCCCCATGGTAAGGCGCTCCACCGGCTCGAGGCCATGTCGGGCGGCGAAAAGAGCCTCACGGCCCTGGCATTCATCTTCTCGATCCAGCGGTACCGGCCCGCGCCGTTTTATGTTTTCGACGAGATCGACATGTTCCTGGACGGCGCGAACGCAGAGCGGGTCGCCCGCATGATCAAGAAGCTCGCGGACAACGCCCAGTTCATCGTCGTCTCCCTGCGGAAGCCCATGATCGAGTCGGCCAACCGCACCATCGGCATCGCCATGCAGGAGAACAACATCTCCAGCATCACGGGGGTGAAGCTCCGTGCAGATTGA
- a CDS encoding DUF3160 domain-containing protein, whose protein sequence is MSDGLSGINRRAFLKAMGAAGAMVLGSGALGCVGSSMNEGPTLRPTGNLTYTVAGKTQAKFAEFQPLPSAVTPSLKDYSVDVSKLSGLDKLGVDDAGKSALAKNLFYLTPSSDAQIYDVYKSLSEAGLPAFVTTDSVLHTYHVLFDYILRMLEVEHFSPDILDLSKLLYDESKAQMDSATESVKTAALKNTAFYAVALTLLGESPSIPSSANGMVHDELSLIKAHEGFSKSPIFGYNEDYSQYVPRGHYDRNDTLRKYFMAMMWYGRMSFRLKDKDNPELPKEQTRQAILITLALKGKAFDLWKGIYEPTVFFVGETDDLSAYDYSSLIPEVYGGSVSLTDLADDVKLQAFMDKALKLKAPKIVSTELTDTDYEESGTDTVKGFRFMGQRFIPDSYMFQELVYAKVGTQSDPRLFPMGLDVMAVLGSKRAYDILDKIYNETHYKNYVKQMESLKSQFAALGADTWTQNLYWCWLYCLMPLLNEKGDGYPTFMKSQAWTDKELDTSLGSWAELRHDTILYAKQSYTMRATAIMTPPEPPKGYVEPNPELYGRLASLAGMTIDGLKSRNLLLDVFGDRLSKLKDLLAALKAISEKELTGTTLSQDEYDTIRYVGGTLEGITTFPPEVKDAITSDTDDRMAVVADVHTDVNSNKVLEEGVGDPYYIYVAVPAGGSVVVAKGAAFAYYEFKWPMDDRLTDSKWQDMLKGGSPPEAPGWTKSFKA, encoded by the coding sequence ATGAGCGACGGTCTTTCAGGCATAAACAGGCGGGCATTCCTAAAAGCCATGGGCGCTGCCGGCGCCATGGTCCTGGGCTCCGGCGCCCTGGGCTGCGTGGGCAGCTCTATGAACGAGGGCCCCACGCTACGACCGACGGGCAACCTCACGTATACTGTGGCAGGCAAGACGCAGGCGAAGTTCGCCGAGTTCCAGCCGCTGCCGTCGGCGGTCACGCCCTCCCTTAAAGACTATAGTGTCGACGTTTCAAAGCTCTCGGGCCTGGATAAGCTCGGCGTCGATGACGCGGGGAAGAGCGCCCTGGCGAAAAATTTATTCTACCTGACACCGTCGAGCGACGCCCAGATATACGACGTCTACAAGAGCCTGAGCGAGGCCGGGCTCCCGGCGTTCGTGACCACCGACTCGGTGCTTCACACCTATCACGTCTTATTCGATTACATTTTAAGGATGCTCGAAGTCGAGCACTTCAGCCCCGACATCCTCGACCTCTCGAAGCTGTTATACGACGAGTCGAAGGCCCAGATGGACTCGGCAACAGAGTCAGTTAAAACGGCCGCCCTCAAGAACACGGCGTTCTACGCTGTGGCGCTCACGCTGCTGGGCGAGTCGCCCTCGATACCATCGAGCGCCAATGGCATGGTCCATGATGAGCTTTCCCTCATAAAGGCGCACGAGGGCTTCTCAAAATCGCCTATCTTCGGCTACAATGAGGACTACAGCCAGTACGTGCCCCGGGGCCACTACGACCGGAACGACACCCTCAGGAAATATTTCATGGCCATGATGTGGTACGGCCGCATGTCCTTCCGCCTAAAGGATAAGGACAACCCGGAGCTGCCGAAGGAGCAGACGCGCCAGGCCATACTGATCACGCTCGCCTTGAAGGGCAAGGCCTTTGACCTGTGGAAGGGCATCTATGAGCCCACGGTATTCTTTGTCGGCGAAACCGACGACCTCTCGGCCTATGACTATAGCTCCCTAATACCGGAAGTCTACGGCGGCAGCGTAAGCCTGACGGACCTGGCCGACGACGTGAAGCTCCAGGCGTTCATGGATAAAGCCCTCAAGCTGAAGGCGCCGAAGATCGTATCCACGGAGCTGACGGATACGGATTACGAGGAAAGCGGCACGGACACGGTCAAGGGATTCCGCTTCATGGGGCAGCGCTTCATCCCCGACTCCTACATGTTCCAGGAGCTGGTCTACGCGAAAGTGGGCACCCAGAGCGACCCGCGGCTTTTCCCGATGGGCCTGGACGTAATGGCCGTGCTGGGGTCAAAGCGGGCCTACGACATCCTGGACAAGATCTATAACGAGACCCATTACAAGAATTACGTGAAGCAGATGGAGTCTCTTAAAAGCCAGTTCGCGGCTCTGGGAGCCGATACGTGGACCCAGAACCTCTACTGGTGCTGGCTCTACTGCCTGATGCCTCTGCTGAACGAGAAAGGCGACGGGTACCCGACGTTCATGAAGAGCCAGGCGTGGACGGATAAGGAGCTCGACACGTCGCTGGGAAGCTGGGCCGAGCTGAGGCACGATACGATTCTATATGCCAAGCAGAGCTACACGATGCGTGCCACGGCCATCATGACGCCTCCCGAGCCGCCAAAGGGCTACGTGGAGCCCAACCCGGAGCTATACGGGCGCCTTGCGTCGCTCGCCGGCATGACCATCGACGGGCTTAAATCCAGGAACCTGCTGCTGGACGTGTTCGGCGACCGCCTGTCAAAGCTAAAAGACCTGTTGGCGGCGCTGAAGGCCATCTCGGAAAAGGAGCTTACGGGCACGACGCTGTCGCAGGACGAGTACGATACGATCCGGTATGTCGGCGGCACGCTTGAAGGAATCACCACCTTTCCGCCGGAAGTCAAGGATGCGATCACCAGCGATACGGACGACAGGATGGCCGTCGTGGCCGACGTGCACACCGACGTCAACTCGAATAAAGTCCTTGAAGAGGGCGTCGGCGATCCATACTACATTTACGTGGCCGTGCCCGCCGGGGGCAGCGTCGTCGTCGCAAAGGGCGCGGCCTTCGCCTATTACGAGTTCAAGTGGCCCATGGACGACCGCCTTACGGATTCGAAGTGGCAGGACATGCTCAAGGGCGGCTCGCCGCCCGAAGCGCCCGGGTGGACAAAGAGCTTTAAAGCTTAA